Proteins found in one Acidimicrobiales bacterium genomic segment:
- a CDS encoding MaoC family dehydratase, translating to MPGPRRLRLDELEGLVSSPLPESGWRAVTQQAVNAFAEATGDRQWIHVDPERAAAGPFGATIAHGYLTLSIIPSILHEVVRVEGFQFGVNYGCNKVRFPSPVKVGSKLRLGAAIGSVEDVGADAVQVVLDVTIETEGSDKPSCVAQVVYRYTF from the coding sequence GTGCCCGGCCCGCGCCGCCTGCGCCTCGACGAGCTCGAGGGCCTAGTCTCCTCCCCGCTCCCCGAGAGCGGCTGGCGCGCCGTCACCCAGCAGGCGGTGAACGCCTTCGCGGAGGCGACGGGCGACAGGCAGTGGATCCACGTCGACCCCGAGCGCGCCGCCGCCGGGCCCTTCGGGGCGACCATCGCCCACGGCTACCTGACGCTGTCGATCATCCCGTCGATCCTGCACGAGGTGGTGCGCGTCGAGGGGTTCCAATTCGGGGTGAACTACGGGTGCAACAAGGTCCGCTTCCCCTCTCCCGTGAAGGTCGGCTCGAAGCTCCGCCTCGGGGCCGCCATCGGGTCGGTGGAGGACGTGGGCGCCGACGCCGTACAGGTCGTCCTGGACGTGACCATCGAGACCGAGGGATCGGACAAGCCCTCGTGCGTCGCCCAGGTGGTCTACCGCTACACCTTCTGA